The Aquila chrysaetos chrysaetos chromosome 4, bAquChr1.4, whole genome shotgun sequence genome segment CCATAAATTTGCTTCATGTTTTATTACACGTCTCTGAATCAGGTTGAGAGGACAAGGGCAACTAGGGGCTTGGGGAAGGATTTAACCCTTCCCGAGGCTGGAGATCCAGCCAAACCGGAGCAAATCCGCCTCCGGAGCGCTTcgggggagggggaggctggGCGACACCGAGCTGATGAGTGACCACGGGGAAatggggctggctgcagctcttGGCTCATTTAGCACATGTCCCTTCTGCGGCGTGGCCGGCTGGTAGGAGTCCCCGAGTCAGGCtcggcgccggggccggggccggggccggggcggccgcgctGGCTCCCGCTCCCGGCCGCGGTTCCTCCTGCCCGGGCGGGATGGCACCCGTGCCGGCGGGCAGGAGCTGCTTAACCCCTGCGGCGCCTGCCTAAGCCAAGCGCGGTACTCCATGGAGAGCCGGTATTAAGCCTCCGACGGGCTCCGCTAGCGCCAGAGCCCCGCGGGCGGGGGCCCTGCCCCGCCGAGCGGTAGCGGAGCgagcggcgggcggcggcggggggggggccggggccggggccggggccgggaccggcgCGGAGCCCAGCGCGACTTCCCCGAAGTTTTGTCCCGCTGCGGCAAGGAGCTGTTCCGCCATCTGATTAACGCCCCAGGCTCCCTCCGGCCTATTGGCAGCGGGTGCAATCCAAGTTACAAATGATCCTGGAGAGAGTCGCGGAGTCGTGGCTCGCTTATTGTagcccccagcagcccccctccgccacccccacccccccaaaaaaaaagtgttaattgCTGTAAAGTTTCCGAGCACGTGGATAATTTACTttgactgctgctttttaattaaaagcaaacttaTTTATGTTTCTGATGTTTATATTACGCGATTTAATTACGTTTAGAGGCAGCGtggcacttttttcccccccttccatcctaaatcacattttcattaaagGTTTTAATAAGAAAACTCACTTGACCACTATTCATTATCTAGTCCCCTCCATGCACACAAGTTCACTTACCCATTCATTTATTCACTTACTCATTCCAGCAGATCCGCTGCAACTGCTGCTAGCAGGGATGTGAACACTCATAATTATTTGTCAAAGTCTGGAAAGTGTATTATCCCTTCTTCTAGTGGTAATTAGTTACCATAGCATCTAATACGTAAATGTGCCCAGAGCACACCATTAACAGTTAAGCGGAGGATTCAATTTAACACATGATTATATCTTTCATAAGTCATTACATTAGGAAAGCCAATGTCACTCATGCTGGGACAATCTCAGGCTCCGAGCGGGGGTaaggggccggggccgggggaaAGGGAGCCGGGCTGCGCGGCGGGGGCAGAGGGAGCCTTcggaggaggctgggggagagACCCCGGGTCGGCGGGGCGGTTGGGAACAGGGAAGAAGCTCCTCTGAAGGGGGACATGATCATTTCTGGCGAAGCGATCTATCAAGCGTTAAGAGGGGCGGGGGagcctctctcctccccccacccccggcacACACGGCGCTCGCATTGGCGAGACCTGCCCAGGGACTGGCCCAGCGGCTCCGTCTCGCTTCCCGGCGAGGCTGCTCGGCGGGGTGCGGAGGGACAGGAGCGAGGGGCCGGCAGTGGCAGCACCTCTGCCCGGCACAgaccccgctccccgccccccaccccgctccaAAGCAAGCGAGGAGGAGGCGAGAGAGCCCAAAGTCGGGCGGCAGGAATGAAAAGCGCTTTCATTCCGCTTTCCCGTCGCTCCGAAGCAGAGGCAGACTAGAGAGAGAGGCGAACGGAGAGACCGCCCGACTGGCCACCGACGGCAGCGGCCGCCCTCGCTCCTCCGAGCCGGCGGGGAGCAGCCCCGGCCGGGCCCGCACACGCCGCCCGCGCCTCGGCCCCTTCCCGCgggaggcaggaggcagagcgTGGGCCTCCCACAGCCCCTTgccttccccccagcccaggtCCCGGCCGCTCCAGGAGTTTGCTGGGACCCCGCTTGCCTCCCCCCGTCCCACGCCCGGGCACAGCCGAGCGGCGCCCGCGCCTTCCAGGGGAACCTCTCCGGGAAGCCCGCTCGGTAGCCAGAGAGATATTAAGCGGTAAATCTTGCAGCAAATGTGTCCTGCGATGTTATATGCACTCACACTCCACacacgcgcgcgcgcgcacagacacacacacacacacacgcaccacGCCAAGCTGGTGGCGGTGGTTAATTCCTAATCAGAATGATGGACAGCAGAGACAGAACAATACAAACTAATGGCTGTGTTGCTGATCACTTTACCCCTTGATTAAAGACACCCAATTATGGCGCAGAACAGTGTCGTAATTATGTTCCTTAATCACATCCAGGAGGTTTAATTGCCTTAACGATGTGTTTCATTAAATGAATTTAGGTATTATAGTCGACAGTTTTCATACACAgttgttttcaaattaacatAATATTAGACATCGTCATGGAAATTGTTTTAATAATCATAATTAGACGCACCCAGCCTTTGTCTAGTAAATGCTGAGAGACGCTTCTCCTTGCGCCTGGGGGCTGATCTGCCCACCCTCTCTGGGCTGCCTTCCCACAGCTCCGTGGCACTTTACAGTTATGTTTCCTGAAAAGTTACAGGTTCTGATTAATCTTTTTTGATGGGAAGTggagcagaaaatatttatcccCTTCCCCCGCCTGTGCTGCTGCCGTTGGGAGAGGCGGCTCCGCGGACACCCGGAGCCGGCCCGGGCCGCCCGAGGGGAGGGGGGCACCCAGCGGGGCCGGGACccccggcccgggcccggcTCAGGGCGGGCAGCTTTGGGGGGCTGCCTGCGACCCCTGCCCTCGGGTTTGGGGCAGGGCGGACGGGCCACGAAGGGAGGAGCGGCTCCaaaacttggggggggggggggggggggggcggtcctGCAGCTCAGCCCGGGGCGCACCCAGCCCCACGggccgggcgggcagggcccggCACTGCCCCACGGCTGCCCCGCACCGCCGGGTCCGCCCGCCACGGCCCGGGAGGGACCCACCGCGGCGAAAAACTTCTCGCCCCCCTCCCTGGGACACCGTCAGCCAGgagtggggtgctgggggaggggggggtgctggggcgCATTCAGAGCAAGGCAAAGGAAAGGGAACTACCCGCCCCCGCCATCCACCTCCTCAAATCTGGACATACATGCTTAACAAAGCACAGCATAATACAAGCgtttgttcaaaatattttaataaagattcTTTCCGACATAGATACACATACAAACGATCGTACATTGCTGTCATAATCTGATTGACCTATTTAATATATATCACTCTTTACACATCCGTGACCTGCCAACAGATCCATCATGGCTCCTATTTTGCCATCCAACCTGACAGTCCGAATTTGTATTATCTGCAAGTAGTGGAAAATAGCAGGACTcgcttttgaaaaggaaaaaaaaaaaaaaaaatcttgatttacAAATGGCAGAGAGACAGCCACCCAGCCATGCAAACTCAAACTGAAGGCTCACTTTGGGTAAATAGCTACTTCTTGCTTTTcatctctcatttttcttccaaaaaaacccaccctcccaccccaccccaccccccagagaaaagaaaagataagaatTCCACGCGTTCTGTAAATCAGcctaaagtattttaaagtatttcaacTTAAATAATCCTCCACAGTCAGAATAATTTACATACACATTAAAAGCGGTTTAAATTATACCTTTGAAAACACAGCGCCTGGGAAAACATTGGCTTGGCAAGTGTTCTTGTAGCAGCTATTGCTCTGATGCCTTGTAAAAGTAAATAGATATTACCTGTTATAATGCAAAGAATACCCTTTCAAAAATCAGTTGGTTGAGCAATTAAGAATACACCTTTCCTGTAATTTTTGGACTGAAGCAATTTATTAAAGCTCAATTTAAATACAGGGATGATGCAACTTAAAATCCAGATGACCTTTCAGAAACCTAAGCAGCTCGGATACATCAACATTTCTGGTTATACGTTGTTGGCAAATAAACGTTTTAAACACTTGGCACACAGTTTAAGTTAATCcataaacagaattttagaaGCATTTAAAGTAACTGCACATAAGACCCGTGACCTTAACACATGATAAATATTGTTGGTGTGGAAGGGTCATTTAAAGAATAACAAATAAATAGCATGTCTTGTTTATACATCATTGCaaagtggaaagaaacaaggtgcacataaatatttcttttaaaaatgcgATACTTTCAGCCACACGGAGTAGGGGGTTTGATCggttattttttgtctttttttttttaactctctcggtttgttttttttttaaatcactctCACCAAACTTTGCGCATTTTCACAGGATCAAAGTTTAGAGAcgataaaaaatacaaagtcttCCATAGCAACGGTCCAGTCTCTTTGTTTCTGCGAGTCGCTTAAATAATAAGTTTACATTTcaagtttgtttgtttcctggctcagaataataataataatactgctaataataataataattaaaaaaaaaattctatgcTCAGGTGCCCTCTCCGATGTGTCCCATCCACCTCCGCGCCCGGGTCGCTGCggccccttccttcccctcgccgggaccgggaccgggaccggggaCCAGGGGCCGGGACCGGGGGGCCGGGAGACCGGGGCAGGGGCCGCTTTCCGTCCCTCTCCCCGGCGCGCTAGCCCCGACTCCCAGCCCGGCCCTCTGCGCCTCGGCCTCTCCTTTGTCCGGGCGAGCAGCGGGCGCCCGGCGAgagccagcccccccccgcaccccccggGCCGGGGCTTCGTCCCCGCGGcacccccgccgccgcgccccctccccgccgccgcgggcgcGCCGGCTCCCGTCGCGGTCCCGTCTCGGCCAAGCCCGCGGAGAAGAGGGAGGCGAGGCGAGGCCCGGCGGAGTGAGGCGGGGGCCGGGCAGCGGTCAGTCCCTCCGCCGCCCCCGCGCCTCCCGGCCCGGGACCGGGgtcggggccggggccgggccgccggcTGTCGCCGctccccggggccgcggcggcggcggggggcggcaaCGGCGGCGGCGCTTAAGGCTTCTCCGTGCACTGTTtgcagaggctggaggagaCGCTGTTGAAAATGGCACATTTCTCCGGGCAGGAGGTGGCGGGGGGCAGCCCGGCGCTGAAGGGGTACCCGGCCGCCTGCTCGTAGGCGCCGAGGGCGGGGTGcagggccgccgccgccgccgccgccgccgcagcggagctgggcagggaggcGGCCGAGATGGCCTGGCCCTGGTTGAGATAAGCCACCAGGCGCCGCATCTCCTCCAGGGCCTGCGCCTGCATCAGGATGTAGTTCTTGGCCAGGAGGAGCGTGGCGATCTTGGAGAGCTTCCGCACCGAGGGGCTGTGCGCGTAGGGGATGACCGCCCGCAGCTCGTCCAGCGCGTCGTTCAGGTCGTGCatccgccgccgctcccgcgcGTTGATGTTGAGGCGCAGCGCCTTCTGCTCCTTGGACTTCTTGCTGCCGCCGTGCCCGTGGCTGTTGGAGCAGCCGCCCTCGGCCGCCTtcagccccccgccccccccgccgccgccgccgccgccgcccgccgccggcgaGGCGACGCGCGGGTCCCCCCCGGCGCCGCGCAGCACCAGCTCGCAGCGGCCGTCGCTGTCGTCGTCGGGGCTCTGCTCGCCGCCGCTGCTCTCGGCCACCGAGCTGCGGCTGGCGCTCTCGCCGTACTTGACGCAGACGGAGCCCGGTGGCAGCGCCAGCGGGTCGCCGCCGACGCCGGGCTGCAGCAGCGCCTCGGGCTCCGCCGCCTCGTAGCAGGCGAGCGGCGAGGGCTGGCGGTCGCGGGGGTGGGAGAGGTCGAGCCCCGGGGGCGAGCGGAAGGCGGACTCCATGCGCTTGGCCGAGGCGGCGAGGCTCTTGTGGAAGAGGTCCTCTTCTGCGGGCAGCCCCAGCGCCCGCTCCATCGGCGCCCCGCTCGCCtccgcctccgcctcctccgCCCCCCTCAGCTCCCGGCCCGCTCCTCCAAGGCTCcgcgccgcggcgggcggctcTCCGGCGTCCCGCTGGCAGAAATCGCCTCCCGGCTCCCGCCGGGGCTGCGCCGTGCCCGGCGCCGCGGCTGCCCCTGCTCCGGCTCCGGCTGCGGCTCGGGCTGCGGCtccggcggcggctgcggctccggcggcggctgcggctccggctccggctcggGCTGCGGCtccggcggcggctgcggctcCGGCGGCGGCTCGGGCtgcggctccggctccggctccggctcgCCCTCAGCAGGCGCCGCGCTGGGGCATTGTGCGCTGCCAGCGGAGCCGCTTCCACCGTTTATCTTGCTTGGATTCACCTTCAAGAGATTTCCGGACCCATCAACCAGCAGCCGCCGCAGACGGGGGAGTCTTTTACATCATTATCTCTGAGAGTAGGTTATTATGAAGAAGACTCGCCTGTTGGGACAGAGCTTTCTACCCAATCAGGTTAACGTTTTAATTAATAGGATTAAAACGGTAACAAACAATCCCAGGCGCTATCTGGCCCTGAGTCTGAATAGTTTCATTTCCCAGGTCTGAAGACAGGCAGCAGCTAGAGCTTTATAAGAGGCGCCTGCTCCATTATTCTCCCTGCCATCTGTATACACAGCTTAACGCATATGTTTGCAAGACGTTGTGTCCTGTTAGTAACCCAACAACTGCCTTTAGCTTGACATGTGTGGCGACTTTCACTCATCAATGAGCACACTAAAAGCCCTACTTAGATCGAAGGATGTTCTTTGCCTCCTTCAGCAAATTACAGCCCTGTACTGCAGAAAAGCCCGCTTCAACACTTCCCCTTCCGAGTGCTGCCAGCAGACTTCTGCTAACTTAGCCGTGGAGTCAGGAGTGacaccctctccccccaccGCAGCCCACCCACCCCCCGCATTTACATTAACTTATagccccctcccaccccccacccttCTTCCCGAAAAGCATcgcctgggaaagaaaaaaaaaaaaaaagaaaaaaaaatttaaaaacccgGACCAACCCCAACGGCCGTGCCCACTCCTGCCCACTGCCAAAGTCCACCTTGCTTCCCTGGGCGGCGGATGGTCCCCAGCCCactctccccccccgccccctccagCACACGGAGACCAAACTACAGGGAggttcccctcctcctcccctcagcccctTTCAAGTAGCAGATTGCCGCTTTCCAGTGATTATCCCCCGTGTCCCTATAAAAGATATAAAGCCCCAGCAGTTACCTTGAAAATGAACcgagctggggaggagggagggcggggtgagaaagggcaaaacccaccaaacttttgttttattgtgaTTGACCAACTCTTTGCAGCTCcgtccttccctgcctccctccggCGAGCCCGGCTCGGCGGGAGCACCCCGCTCCGCTCCCCAAGGCCGGGATGCCGCCCCGGTTCCCCCGGGCGCGCCGgcctcccgctcccctcccggGGCTTCTCCTCGGAGCCGGGCACAGGCTCCTCCGCgctctcccagcagctggagtggCAACCCGGGGGCTGGTCTGAATTTTGTCCCACTGCTCCTCTAATGCTCGAGGCGAGCAGCTCGCTCTCGCTTTACTGGTAGCGCTCAGAGTATTTAGTGGCAGGTTTTCATCCTTATGACATCAGTAAAAACAATATTTCCCAACACTTGCAGTAAATCATTCTTATGTGGCAGAATTACTGAAGGCTATGAAATTTTTTGGTTTCTCTGGTTTCATTAAAAACCTTTTAATTGTGTCTTTCGGAGTTGGCCCCAGGTGTTGGActcttttcattacattttgctCTAATGTGATGAAATTCTAATTCTCTCCTTACCATATGGTTAAATTTCCCCACTGAGAATTAgttgaaaaaggagaaataatctATTAATCTCTGTAATAGATTCACAAATGAGGTTTGCCACAGAACCTGTTTTTGAATGGTAATATCAGAACAGTTGGGTGCCttgtttcaggaaagaaaggaccAGGCGACAACAGAAAACGTTTGAATTTTCACctggaaagaatgaaaagaagcCAAGCTGCAGATTTCAGAGTAATTGACTGAGATTTCATCTAGCGAGGACATGACTACAATACAGACCTTCCTCACCTCGTGTCTCCGGATCAGAGGCGAACATACAAGCCGAGCCCTCCGAAGAGGGGGGGTCTCGCCCCCCGCCTCCCCAGCCCCGTTTGGCTGCTGCGCTTGTCCCTGGTCGCCGTCCAAGCGCACAGTCACCGAGCGCCTCGCTCCCCTCCCCCTTTCCAAGGGATGCCACCGTTAACCTCTATCATTATTAATCCAAAGGCATTTTAGGTTTATTGTTTTCCAATTAGCAACTTCGTTTTCCCTGGGACCATAAACAAAGGGCTTTATCATGGCaatagggtttggggttttttttattattatttaatctgTTTAATATCCAACTTGTAAAACTCATGTGGTCACTGAAGGATGACGGATATTGTTATTATAATTTGACGGTTAGGGGGAACATTTCATCCCTCGCAGCTTATTTCTCCGAAGACGGAGGTGTCTGGCTCGATCTCTCCCGCTGATCTGTGGGTTCACTAGTGCTACCTCCCCTCTCTCTGCTTACAACTTTGGGGACGGCGTACGCTCCCGCTCCGCCGGCGGCCCGGAGGCTGCAGCCGCCTCGCCTGTcctggggggcggcgggcgctgccgggCCGCGCcgtcggggcggggggacggggacatCGCGGCGACCTCCAGGAGGTCCCGGCCGCCTCCTCTCGTCCTCGGCTGCATTCGCTCAGATTTGCAATTTGCGTCTGAAATGTCTCTCTTCGTCTAAGCTTTCTGCTCGTCCCCGTCCACCCGtcagcctgcctgctgctgatCTGTCTGTGGATCTGTTTATGTGCTCGTCCCTGCTTCTGTCCGTCCTGTCATCCACCTcgctttttcttttatttctcttcatgcTTTCCTTTCGTTTCCCCTTCTTTCTGGGTCTGCCCCCTGTTCTTGAGACATTGATGTATCCCAGTCATCTTGCCGATGCCTTCATCCGTGACTTGCCGCGCTTTGATGATGCCA includes the following:
- the BHLHE22 gene encoding class E basic helix-loop-helix protein 22 yields the protein MERALGLPAEEDLFHKSLAASAKRMESAFRSPPGLDLSHPRDRQPSPLACYEAAEPEALLQPGVGGDPLALPPGSVCVKYGESASRSSVAESSGGEQSPDDDSDGRCELVLRGAGGDPRVASPAAGGGGGGGGGGGGLKAAEGGCSNSHGHGGSKKSKEQKALRLNINARERRRMHDLNDALDELRAVIPYAHSPSVRKLSKIATLLLAKNYILMQAQALEEMRRLVAYLNQGQAISAASLPSSAAAAAAAAAALHPALGAYEQAAGYPFSAGLPPATSCPEKCAIFNSVSSSLCKQCTEKP